A DNA window from Parabacteroides johnsonii DSM 18315 contains the following coding sequences:
- a CDS encoding golvesin C-terminal-like domain-containing protein translates to MSFITNIRSVAKYESKILVRSWFFRIFTLLAVVFLGFFNFAMMLMEDNFGLWFAKSVSSNIPYLNLLLLNTGQAVVAVFLSSEFLKRDKKLDTSEVFYVRPLSNAEYVIGKIWGNLRVFLLLNLLVLAIVLAFNFMASGITVDWQAYGVYFLLISLPTLIFIIGLSIFLMLVLRNQALTFILLLGYIGLTLFYIQDKFYYLFDYMVYNLPLFKSTIVGFSSLELILNHRAIYFFAGLGFIFFTIFLFKRLPNARRSHYPWLFLSLCMFLLAGTAGYRHVRSILREGEIRALYTSINNKYVHEPKIAIDWYDISVEQKPETICSVVGMKGTALATSEIFTFCLNPGLKVGEVKEGEKPLDFKREEQILAVDFGRKIEKGDTISLSICYEGRIKDDFCYLDIPEEVLQQPYDKEMLKLDKKYSFQTPDYVLFTPETYWYPRPGTGYSDKSPDWQQTYFSRFRLDVKPLPGLVSISQSANNPYQSISLIIGKYEQKSVESDSTLYSVWHIKGHDYYEAAFDSIRDTIPGLIRNLRENLERTYKLSYPFDRFSVVEVPAQFYSYVRSWSQAQEVVQPEMVLFPELGCMFGQMDFVRSKKNQLKWSKRGGREIGEEEAEIRVMNSFLWIFSQTEGNYNYSSGSRGKFNISSQSNPYFLFPELYNFRYNIYSSEWPVTNRLVELYLQRKSDNNGWEREINGISNNEKANLLMERYSFKELLSDVEHRDLLNNTISLKGYCLFAPAEVNMGVSLFRDSLYALLERNEFRNMRFENLLDTLGMISGADIRAGISGWDRPTPLPFYTIGQPEVIKITNKGQESFVLKQLVSNNSDRDGMLQLDIQAGGYGPNIDPRTSRKLPLAAHQTKLLVTVWEEAPRQVDVNTLIAGNLPNILNLPVSNIREERERGVDAEGDFIVADFSPEVEGEVIVDNEDALFSLSEPAVVGLLPKWLDKVEDTSFKYAGVSPWRAPLQWTATTNAAYYGRYIRSAYVIKSGNGSQTATWKVPVPSAGQYDVYYYVSKDNELKYNKQAGGEYHFKVEYDEENEDAYIDLRKANEGWEPIGTYYFSSDTVRVVLTNECKLRSVTADAVKIVKRY, encoded by the coding sequence ATGTCATTTATCACAAACATACGATCCGTAGCTAAATACGAGAGCAAGATATTGGTGAGGAGTTGGTTCTTCCGTATCTTCACTCTGCTTGCCGTGGTGTTTTTAGGTTTTTTCAACTTTGCCATGATGTTGATGGAGGATAATTTTGGCCTGTGGTTCGCAAAATCGGTTTCATCCAATATTCCCTATCTGAACTTGTTGCTGTTGAACACGGGGCAGGCAGTGGTCGCTGTCTTCCTTTCTTCCGAATTTCTAAAACGGGACAAGAAGCTCGATACTTCCGAAGTCTTTTATGTCCGGCCGCTCAGTAATGCCGAATATGTGATCGGGAAGATATGGGGGAATCTCAGGGTGTTCCTGCTCCTGAACCTGCTGGTCTTGGCTATTGTGCTGGCTTTTAACTTTATGGCTTCCGGCATAACTGTCGATTGGCAGGCCTATGGGGTGTATTTCCTTCTGATCAGCCTGCCGACACTGATCTTTATTATTGGCCTTTCCATTTTTCTGATGCTGGTGTTGAGGAATCAGGCGCTTACTTTCATCTTGTTGTTAGGATATATCGGACTGACGTTGTTTTATATACAGGATAAGTTCTACTACCTGTTCGATTATATGGTGTATAACTTGCCGTTGTTCAAATCGACGATTGTCGGATTCAGCAGCTTGGAGTTGATCTTGAATCACCGGGCGATTTATTTCTTTGCCGGTTTGGGATTCATCTTCTTTACGATCTTCCTGTTCAAGCGGTTGCCGAATGCCAGAAGGAGCCATTATCCGTGGCTGTTTCTTTCGCTTTGTATGTTCTTGCTGGCGGGGACGGCGGGTTACCGGCATGTACGTTCTATTCTTAGGGAAGGGGAGATACGTGCCTTATACACAAGCATCAATAATAAATATGTTCATGAGCCGAAGATAGCGATCGATTGGTACGATATTTCGGTGGAGCAGAAGCCTGAAACGATCTGTTCTGTTGTCGGGATGAAAGGGACGGCGCTCGCTACGTCGGAAATATTTACCTTCTGCCTGAATCCCGGATTGAAAGTCGGGGAGGTAAAGGAAGGGGAAAAGCCATTGGATTTCAAGCGGGAGGAACAGATTTTAGCGGTAGATTTCGGGAGGAAGATAGAAAAGGGAGATACCATTTCGCTTTCGATCTGTTACGAGGGGAGGATAAAGGATGATTTCTGCTATTTGGATATCCCGGAGGAGGTCTTACAACAACCGTATGATAAGGAAATGCTTAAGCTTGATAAGAAATATAGTTTCCAGACACCCGATTATGTGCTGTTTACGCCTGAAACCTATTGGTATCCACGTCCTGGAACGGGGTATAGCGACAAGAGTCCTGACTGGCAACAGACCTATTTCAGCCGTTTTCGACTGGATGTGAAGCCGCTTCCCGGGCTGGTCTCTATTTCGCAGTCGGCAAACAATCCTTATCAGTCCATTTCCTTGATTATCGGGAAATACGAGCAGAAGAGTGTGGAAAGTGACAGTACGCTCTATAGTGTCTGGCATATAAAAGGACACGATTATTACGAGGCGGCGTTCGATTCGATCCGCGATACGATTCCGGGATTGATCCGCAACCTGCGGGAGAACCTCGAACGCACGTATAAGTTGAGTTACCCGTTCGACAGGTTTTCAGTAGTGGAAGTTCCGGCACAGTTCTACAGTTATGTCCGTTCCTGGTCGCAAGCACAAGAAGTGGTGCAGCCGGAAATGGTTCTTTTCCCGGAACTGGGCTGTATGTTTGGTCAGATGGACTTCGTCAGAAGTAAGAAAAACCAGTTGAAGTGGTCGAAGCGGGGAGGACGTGAGATCGGTGAGGAGGAAGCGGAGATTCGGGTGATGAACAGTTTCCTGTGGATTTTCTCGCAGACGGAAGGTAACTATAACTATTCTTCCGGTAGCCGGGGCAAATTCAATATATCTTCCCAGAGTAATCCGTATTTCCTGTTTCCCGAACTCTATAATTTCCGGTATAATATCTATTCTTCCGAATGGCCTGTCACGAACCGGCTGGTCGAACTTTATCTGCAAAGGAAGTCCGATAATAACGGATGGGAACGTGAGATAAACGGGATCAGCAATAACGAGAAAGCGAATTTACTGATGGAGAGATATTCGTTTAAAGAGCTTTTGTCTGATGTGGAACATCGCGATTTGCTGAATAATACGATCAGTCTGAAGGGGTATTGCTTGTTTGCTCCTGCCGAAGTGAATATGGGGGTAAGCCTGTTCAGGGATTCCCTGTATGCCCTGTTGGAACGGAATGAATTTCGTAATATGCGCTTCGAGAACCTGTTGGATACGTTGGGGATGATCAGTGGGGCCGATATTCGTGCGGGTATTTCCGGGTGGGATCGTCCGACGCCTCTTCCTTTCTATACGATCGGTCAGCCCGAAGTGATCAAGATTACGAACAAGGGACAGGAGAGTTTCGTCCTGAAGCAATTAGTCAGCAATAATTCCGATAGAGACGGTATGCTTCAACTTGATATACAGGCTGGGGGGTATGGCCCGAATATCGATCCGCGTACGAGTCGTAAACTGCCTCTTGCCGCCCACCAGACCAAGCTGTTGGTAACGGTCTGGGAAGAAGCACCTCGCCAGGTGGATGTGAATACGCTGATAGCGGGAAACCTGCCAAATATATTGAACCTGCCTGTTTCCAACATCCGGGAAGAACGGGAGAGGGGGGTTGATGCCGAAGGGGATTTCATTGTTGCAGACTTTTCTCCCGAAGTGGAAGGAGAGGTGATTGTGGATAATGAAGATGCTCTTTTCTCTCTGTCTGAACCTGCTGTCGTCGGGCTTCTGCCCAAATGGCTCGACAAGGTGGAAGATACCTCTTTCAAGTATGCCGGTGTTTCTCCTTGGCGTGCCCCGTTGCAGTGGACGGCTACGACGAATGCAGCCTATTATGGCCGTTATATCCGGTCAGCCTATGTGATCAAGAGCGGTAACGGTAGTCAGACGGCCACTTGGAAAGTTCCGGTTCCTTCTGCCGGGCAATACGATGTCTACTATTATGTTTCTAAAGACAATGAACTGAAATATAATAAACAGGCCGGCGGGGAATACCATTTTAAGGTGGAGTATGATGAGGAAAATGAAGATGCTTATATCGATCTGAGAAAAGCGAATGAAGGGTGGGAGCCTATAGGTACCTACTACTTCAGTTCCGATACGGTCCGGGTCGTCCTGACGAATGAGTGCAAACTACGGAGTGTAACAGCTGATGCAGTTAAAATAGTAAAACGATATTAA
- a CDS encoding TolC family protein has translation MKKIMLTAAVCLGVSVPSQGQVSLTIEKAMDIAEEHSPSLRRSHMNLERYQQNLVAQRASLKSKFSLNLNPVDYSKSRSFDNRLSQWYTNERFSTTGTFQVDQPILWTDGVLSLINRFGWQDNNSNIDGTKTSNKAFSNDLYLQLSQSIFTYNKRKMELQQIEYDYENANISYALQRLSTEKDITQQFYSVYMAQSQLAITKEELTNAQQSYEIIKNKVEADLAARDELFQAEVNLASARSSLEEQQVSLENSKDQLKQTLGMDLNEDIMVFAEVQIKPVEVNLEKAIQHGLESRLELRQREIESKELAFDMIKTKALNEFKGDIALSFGLIGDNRHLEKIYNNPTQNPRVAISFSVPIFDWGEKKARVKAQEVAQKINRLEFHEDKVNIELNIRQTWRSLENLLSQIKIAEQNVANAQRTYDLNLTRYREGDITGMDMNQFQTQLSNKKIAYTQALINYKIELLNLKILSLYDFEHDMPIVPMEDLVTKK, from the coding sequence ATGAAAAAGATAATGCTGACGGCCGCCGTTTGCTTGGGGGTATCTGTCCCGTCGCAGGGGCAGGTATCTCTGACGATCGAGAAGGCGATGGATATAGCGGAAGAGCATAGTCCTTCCCTACGCCGTTCCCACATGAACCTGGAACGCTATCAGCAGAACCTGGTTGCACAGCGAGCTTCCCTGAAATCGAAATTCTCGTTGAATCTTAATCCGGTGGATTATAGTAAGAGTCGCAGTTTCGATAATCGCCTGTCTCAGTGGTACACGAACGAGCGGTTCAGTACGACCGGAACGTTTCAGGTGGATCAGCCGATCTTGTGGACGGATGGTGTCCTCTCGTTGATCAACCGTTTCGGCTGGCAGGATAACAACTCTAATATCGACGGTACGAAGACCAGCAACAAGGCATTCAGCAACGACCTCTACCTGCAACTCTCGCAATCTATTTTTACTTATAATAAACGTAAGATGGAATTGCAACAGATCGAATACGATTATGAAAATGCCAATATCAGCTATGCACTGCAACGGTTGAGTACGGAGAAGGATATTACCCAGCAGTTCTATTCTGTTTATATGGCACAAAGCCAGTTGGCCATTACTAAGGAGGAACTGACCAATGCACAGCAAAGCTACGAAATTATAAAGAATAAGGTGGAAGCCGACCTGGCTGCCCGTGATGAGTTGTTCCAGGCGGAAGTGAATCTCGCCTCCGCACGCTCTTCCCTGGAAGAACAGCAGGTGTCGCTGGAAAACTCGAAAGACCAGTTGAAGCAGACGTTAGGGATGGACCTGAACGAGGATATCATGGTTTTTGCCGAAGTACAGATCAAGCCGGTGGAAGTGAATCTGGAAAAGGCGATACAGCATGGCCTCGAATCGCGCCTGGAACTGCGGCAGCGTGAGATCGAGAGTAAAGAACTGGCTTTCGATATGATCAAGACGAAGGCTCTGAATGAGTTCAAGGGAGATATTGCTCTTTCTTTCGGTTTGATCGGTGATAACCGACATCTGGAAAAGATTTATAATAACCCGACACAGAATCCACGTGTTGCCATCAGCTTCAGTGTCCCGATTTTTGATTGGGGAGAGAAGAAAGCCCGTGTCAAGGCGCAGGAAGTAGCCCAGAAGATCAACCGGCTGGAGTTTCATGAAGACAAAGTTAATATCGAATTGAATATCCGTCAGACCTGGCGCAGCCTGGAGAATTTGCTTTCGCAGATCAAGATAGCCGAGCAGAACGTTGCAAATGCACAGCGTACCTATGACCTGAATCTGACCCGTTATCGGGAGGGTGATATCACTGGTATGGATATGAACCAGTTCCAAACTCAGCTTTCAAATAAAAAGATCGCCTATACGCAGGCGCTTATCAATTATAAGATCGAATTGTTGAACCTCAAGATACTTTCCCTCTACGACTTCGAGCACGACATGCCTATTGTCCCGATGGAAGATTTAGTAACGAAAAAGTAA
- a CDS encoding efflux RND transporter periplasmic adaptor subunit — protein sequence MNMKYIVTSLLLFVLLATGCNNQPQNTQNDIATPVSVTELKKGSISKLVNTTGTAQPTYGVTLNSEMSGLYKLQTNPRTGKPFKLGDIVSKGQLIVRLEDREYENGIAIDAKELSLEIAEQEQVKQKALYEKGGVTLSEMRNTEVKVTNARYDYENGKLNLEKMNVKAPFDGVIVDLPHYTSDVRIEQGKPVVGIMDYARMYMDINLPESAIGYVKADQPVYITHYTLPEDTIRGVISELSPAISSETRTFKGKILIQNEGLKLRPGMFVKADIVVNKADSAIIIPKSVIQSNRRIKYVYIVEKNTALLRELKTGLEDDKNIQVLEGLKENDNLVVKGFETLKENAKVKVQK from the coding sequence ATGAATATGAAATATATAGTCACATCTCTCTTATTGTTTGTCTTGTTGGCGACCGGTTGTAATAATCAGCCGCAGAATACACAGAACGATATTGCTACGCCCGTGTCGGTAACGGAATTGAAGAAAGGCTCTATCAGCAAACTGGTCAATACGACCGGGACGGCACAGCCTACCTATGGAGTAACGCTCAATTCCGAAATGAGCGGTCTGTATAAACTACAAACCAATCCCCGTACAGGCAAACCCTTTAAATTGGGTGATATCGTCTCCAAAGGACAACTGATTGTCCGCCTGGAAGACCGGGAATACGAAAACGGCATCGCTATTGACGCTAAAGAGTTGAGTCTCGAAATAGCCGAACAGGAGCAGGTGAAACAGAAAGCTCTTTATGAGAAAGGTGGTGTGACGCTTAGCGAAATGCGTAATACGGAAGTGAAAGTGACGAACGCCCGCTACGACTACGAGAACGGTAAGCTCAATTTGGAGAAAATGAATGTCAAAGCACCTTTCGACGGTGTGATCGTGGACTTGCCCCATTATACATCCGATGTCCGTATCGAACAGGGGAAACCGGTGGTCGGCATCATGGACTATGCCCGTATGTACATGGATATCAACCTGCCGGAAAGTGCTATCGGGTATGTGAAGGCGGATCAGCCGGTCTATATCACCCATTATACGTTGCCCGAAGATACGATCCGGGGAGTAATCAGCGAACTGTCGCCTGCCATCAGTTCTGAAACCCGTACTTTCAAAGGAAAGATACTAATTCAGAACGAGGGGTTGAAACTTCGTCCCGGTATGTTTGTCAAAGCAGATATTGTGGTGAATAAGGCGGACAGTGCCATCATCATACCAAAAAGTGTGATCCAGTCCAACCGTCGTATCAAATACGTTTATATTGTTGAGAAGAACACGGCTCTGCTCCGCGAGCTTAAGACCGGGCTGGAGGATGACAAGAATATCCAGGTATTGGAAGGACTGAAAGAGAACGATAACTTAGTAGTGAAAGGTTTCGAGACATTAAAAGAGAATGCAAAGGTAAAAGTCCAGAAATGA